One Oncorhynchus masou masou isolate Uvic2021 chromosome 18, UVic_Omas_1.1, whole genome shotgun sequence DNA window includes the following coding sequences:
- the tmco4 gene encoding transmembrane and coiled-coil domain-containing protein 4 isoform X2: MEEERSKQHCFNPVLTQDPGGEKPGRERPDEPIAVAVIGRQLTEPGRFAYAGLCGVSLGQLFPGPENRCFRELYLEGLVQWLGLDESVMPVMGAFLAGLGFEGSDTFLSILQAEPLLSAGATPITQDLVSFSVKDGLYDSRSRVLIRHVSCLLRVSPQQLEEFEATLGERLREGVVETAEESSRRQTKERGRKLRRYLLIGLATVGGGAVIGYKMNKRVGAIEEFEFLPLSSGKHLHLTVAVTGWLCTGKYSSFQAPWCSLGACGEQYCLVWESRFLRDLGSTMAALLDGLVSIVAQEALKYTVLSGIVTALTWPASLLAVASVIDNPWSVCLSRSAEVGKHLAQVLRSRQQGKRPVSLIGFSLGARVIYFCLQELAKDQDCEGVVEDVVLLGAPVDGTAQAWERMVKVVAGKIVNGYCRGDWLLGYVYRGSSAQLSVAGLQPISLNDRRIFNVDLSSVVKGHLDYMRQMDTILVAVGVPTREVPGAGGGPLQPLTMTERKLDIAMIQSIQGDVAEKQKLVGSSAGAGEICMGEGGQLEEKEDMGDGWDIPDISDLLDSLNEIDVVSTENILEGNSWNATHEDNSAPSHLEFDGWGKELEEIWGEGVEGTESDTEHTSWSWEDTRWTPKHKHMGPTGGHRRLQDQLPHCSLSASSQLELPTTSQSCVERPPLP, from the exons ATGGAGGAGGAAAGATCAAAACAACACTGTTTTAATCCAGTGTTGACTCAAG ATCCAGGGGGGGAGAAGCCCGGTCGAGAAAGGCCGGATGAACCAATCGCTGTGGCAGTTATTGGCAGGCAGCTGACTGAACCAGGGCGCTTTGCCTACgctgggctctgtggggtctccTTGGGCCAGCTGTTTCCTGGACCTGAGAACAG GTGTTTCCGGGAGCTGTacctggagggactggtgcaatggCTGGGTCTGGACGAGTCAGTGATGCCCGTCATGGGGGCCTTTCTGGCAGGCCTGGGATTCGAGGGCAGCGACACCTTCCTCTCTATCCTTCAGGCTGAGCCACTACTGTCTGCAGGTGCCACTCCCATCACACAG gACCTTGTGTCTTTTTCCGTCAAAGATG GCCTGTATGACTCCAGATCACGAGTCCTAATTCGCCATGTCAGCTGTCTACTGCGAGTGTCCCCTCAGCAACTGGAGGAGTTTGAGGCGACGCTGGGCGAACgactgagagagggagtggtggagaccGC AGAGGAGTCATCTCGGCGACAGACAAAAGAGAGAGGACGCAAATTACGACGCTACCTTCTCATTGGCCTGGCCACTGTGGGTGGAGGAGCTGTGATTG GCTATAAGATGAATAAGCGGGTGGGAGCAATAGAGGAGTTTGAGTTTCTGCCACTGAGCTCAGGGAAGCACCTACACCTGACTGTGGCTGTGACCGGCTGGCTGTGCACTGGAAAATACA GTTCTTTCCAGGCTCCTTGGTGCAGTCTGGGTGCGTGCGGGGAGCAGTACTGTCTGGTGTGGGAGTCTCGTTTCCTTCGGGACCTGGGTTCCACCATGGCTGCTCTTCTCGACGGCCTGGTCAGCATAGTGGCCCAGGAGGCCCTCAAGTATACCGTACTGTCAG GTATTGTGACTGCTCTTACGTGGCCTGCCTCTCTGCTCGCGGTGGCCAGTGTTATAGACAATCCATGGTCTGTGTGTCTTAGTCGCTCAGCCGAGGTGGGAAAACACCTCGCTCAGGTGCTGAGGAGTAGGCAGCAG GGAAAGCGTCCTGTCAGTCTCATTGGCTTCAGTCTTGGAGCGAGGGTTATCTACTTCTGCCTTCAGGAACTTGCCAAAGATCAAG ATTGTGAGGGCGTGGTGGAGGATGTTGTCCTATTGGGTGCCCCAGTAGATGGCACCGCCCAAGCCTGGGAGAGAATGGTCAAGGTGGTCGCTGGGAAGATAGTGAATGGATACTGCAG AGGGGACTGGCTACTGGGATACGTGTACAGGGGTTCGTCGGCACAGCTGTCTGTTGCAGGGCTTCAGCCAATCAGCTTGAATGATCGCCGCATATTCAACGTGGATCTATCTTCTGTG GTGAAAGGTCACTTGGACTACATGCGTCAGATGGATACCATCCTCGTAGCAGTGGGCGTGCCCACCAGAGAAGTTCCAGGAGCTGGGGGTGGACCTCTTCAACCACTCACTATGACCGAGAGAAAACTGGACATAGCCATGATCCAATCAATACAAGGGGACGTGGCTGAAAAGCAAAAACTGGTTGGTTCTTCGGCTGGAGCAGGTGAGATTTGCATGGGTGAGGGAGGGCAGctggaggaaaaagaggacatGGGAGACGGTTGGGATATCCCCGACATATCAGATCTGTTGGACTCGCTAAACGAGATCGATGTTGTTTCAACTGAAAACATTCTTGAGGGCAACTCATGGAATGCCACCCATGAGGACAACAGTGCACCTTCCCATCTAGAGTTTGATGGATGGGGAAAAGAGCTGGAGGAGATATggggggagggagtggaggggacaGAGTCTGACACTGAACACACGTCCTGGAGTTGGGAGGACACACGCTGGACTCCCAAGCACAAACACATGGGACCAACAGGCGGACATAGGAGGTTACAGGACCAACTGCCTCACTGCAGTTTGTCTGCCTCTTCTCAACTTGAATTACCAACAACATCCCAATCGTGTGTGGAAAGACCTCCTTTACCTTAA
- the LOC135504340 gene encoding 5-hydroxytryptamine receptor 6-like, with the protein MSTTAMGDSALTGLESAGVDAVNPLGSSNGSLSTSSAWGISGSGPWLLACMLTLIILMTACGNTLLITLVFAQRSLRNTSNCFLVSLFLSDLMVALVVMPPAMLNVLCGAWVLSPGFCPVWLCFDVMCCSASILNLCVISLDRYLLIISPLRYKQRMTLPRALLLVGGAWGLAALASFLPIKMNWHSLGHRSHHFPMHGAGSANISTYPELSLRYPASYFQLLPADGLSFQCCLRVTLPFALVASVLTFFLPSSAICFTYCRILLVARRQARRVAALSHPPYPQHSPRGPSQPPSPGGCAVGHAHHDREDYNQERSMSHQVPLSVNSERRLAHRQGRRAVKASLTLGVLLGLFFSAWLPFFITNMAQAVCDCVPPALFDAITWLGYCNSTMNPIIYPLFMRDFKRALGRLLPCCSTRSPHRPSPELSLCNSGEPNLPTEPPSLASDPRQPPATATDAVNLYDAEHAGIELPLLLPNQVDTLD; encoded by the exons ATGTCAACTACCGCTATGGGCGACTCTGCCTTAACTGGCTTAGAGTCAGCAGGTGTGGATGCTGTTAACCCTTTAGGGAGCTCCAATGGCAGCTTGTCCACGAGCAGTGCCTGGGGCATCAGTGGCAGCGGTCCGTGGCTGTTGGCGTGCATGTTAACCCTCATCATCCTGATGACGGCTTGTGGAAACACTCTGCTGATCACTCTGGTGTTTGCCCAGCGCTCCTTACGCAACACCTCCAACTGTTTCCtggtgtctctcttcctgtcggACCTGATGGTGGCGCTGGTGGTGATGCCGCCAGCCATGCTCAATGTGCTGTGCGGGGCCTGGGTGTTGTCGCCGGGCTTTTGCCCCGTGTGGCTCTGCTTCGACGTCATGTGCTGCAGTGCCTCCATTCTCAACCTGTGTGTGATCAGCCTGGACCGCTACCTCCTCATCATCTCGCCTCTGCGTTACAAGCAGAGGATGACACTTCCCCGGGCCCTGCTTCTGGTGGGAGGGGCCTGGGGTCTGGCCGCCCTCGCCTCCTTTTTGCCCatcaagatgaactggcacagctTGGGTCACCGAAGTCACCATTTCCCAATGCACGGGGCTGGCAGTGCCAACATCAGCACATACCCAGAGCTAAGCTTGCGGTACCCCGCTTCCTACTTCCAGCTGTTACCCGCCGATGGCCTGTCCTTCCAGTGTTGTCTGCGGGTCACCCTGCCCTTTGCCCTGGTGGCATCcgtcctcaccttcttcctgcCATCCAGCGCTATCTGCTTCACCTACTGTCGGATTCTCCTGGTGGCACGGAGACAGGCAAGGCGAGTGGCGGCACTAAGTCACCCTCCGTACCCGCAACATTCGCCCAGAGGGCCTTCTCAGCCTCCCTCACCAGGTGGGTGCGCCGTGGGACATGCTCACCATGACAGAGAAGACTACAATCAGGAGCGCTCTATGTCACACCAAGTAccg TTGTCAGTGAACAGCGAGCGGCGGCTGGCCCACAGGCAGGGCCGGAGGGCAGTGAAGGccagtctgaccctgggagtcCTGCTGGGCCTCTTCTTCAGCGCCTGGCTACCCTTCTTCATCACCAACATGGCCCAG GCGGTATGCGATTGTGTTCCCCCGGCACTCTTCGATGCCATCACTTGGCTGGGCTACTGTAACAGCACCATGAACCCCATTATCTACCCGCTGTTCATGCGTGACTTCAAACGGGCCCTGGGGCGACTGCTGCCCTGCTGCTCTACCCGCTCGCCCCACAGACCCTCGCCGGAGCTCTCCCTCTGCAACTCTGGTGAGCCCAACCTGCCCACAGAGCCCCCCTCCCTGGCTTCCGATCCCCGACAGCCCCCCGCCACCGCCACAGACGCCGTCAACTTGTATGATGCAGAGCATGCTGGGATTGAGCTGCCCTTGCTGCTGCCTAATCAGGTGGACACGCTGGACTGA
- the tmco4 gene encoding transmembrane and coiled-coil domain-containing protein 4 isoform X1 has protein sequence MEEERSKQHCFNPVLTQDPGGEKPGRERPDEPIAVAVIGRQLTEPGRFAYAGLCGVSLGQLFPGPENRCFRELYLEGLVQWLGLDESVMPVMGAFLAGLGFEGSDTFLSILQAEPLLSAGATPITQDLVSFSVKDGLYDSRSRVLIRHVSCLLRVSPQQLEEFEATLGERLREGVVETAEESSRRQTKERGRKLRRYLLIGLATVGGGAVIGVTGGLAAPLVAAGASAVLGAGGAAVLGSATGIAIMASLFGAAGAGLTGYKMNKRVGAIEEFEFLPLSSGKHLHLTVAVTGWLCTGKYSSFQAPWCSLGACGEQYCLVWESRFLRDLGSTMAALLDGLVSIVAQEALKYTVLSGIVTALTWPASLLAVASVIDNPWSVCLSRSAEVGKHLAQVLRSRQQGKRPVSLIGFSLGARVIYFCLQELAKDQDCEGVVEDVVLLGAPVDGTAQAWERMVKVVAGKIVNGYCRGDWLLGYVYRGSSAQLSVAGLQPISLNDRRIFNVDLSSVVKGHLDYMRQMDTILVAVGVPTREVPGAGGGPLQPLTMTERKLDIAMIQSIQGDVAEKQKLVGSSAGAGEICMGEGGQLEEKEDMGDGWDIPDISDLLDSLNEIDVVSTENILEGNSWNATHEDNSAPSHLEFDGWGKELEEIWGEGVEGTESDTEHTSWSWEDTRWTPKHKHMGPTGGHRRLQDQLPHCSLSASSQLELPTTSQSCVERPPLP, from the exons ATGGAGGAGGAAAGATCAAAACAACACTGTTTTAATCCAGTGTTGACTCAAG ATCCAGGGGGGGAGAAGCCCGGTCGAGAAAGGCCGGATGAACCAATCGCTGTGGCAGTTATTGGCAGGCAGCTGACTGAACCAGGGCGCTTTGCCTACgctgggctctgtggggtctccTTGGGCCAGCTGTTTCCTGGACCTGAGAACAG GTGTTTCCGGGAGCTGTacctggagggactggtgcaatggCTGGGTCTGGACGAGTCAGTGATGCCCGTCATGGGGGCCTTTCTGGCAGGCCTGGGATTCGAGGGCAGCGACACCTTCCTCTCTATCCTTCAGGCTGAGCCACTACTGTCTGCAGGTGCCACTCCCATCACACAG gACCTTGTGTCTTTTTCCGTCAAAGATG GCCTGTATGACTCCAGATCACGAGTCCTAATTCGCCATGTCAGCTGTCTACTGCGAGTGTCCCCTCAGCAACTGGAGGAGTTTGAGGCGACGCTGGGCGAACgactgagagagggagtggtggagaccGC AGAGGAGTCATCTCGGCGACAGACAAAAGAGAGAGGACGCAAATTACGACGCTACCTTCTCATTGGCCTGGCCACTGTGGGTGGAGGAGCTGTGATTG GTGTGACGGGCGGGTTGGCGGCGCCACTGGTGGCGGCGGGGGCATCGGCCGTACTAGGGGCAGGAGGGGCGGCTGTTCTGGGCTCAGCCACTGGCATCGCCATCATGGCCTCCCTGTTTGGAGCAGCAGGGGCTGGCTTAACTG GCTATAAGATGAATAAGCGGGTGGGAGCAATAGAGGAGTTTGAGTTTCTGCCACTGAGCTCAGGGAAGCACCTACACCTGACTGTGGCTGTGACCGGCTGGCTGTGCACTGGAAAATACA GTTCTTTCCAGGCTCCTTGGTGCAGTCTGGGTGCGTGCGGGGAGCAGTACTGTCTGGTGTGGGAGTCTCGTTTCCTTCGGGACCTGGGTTCCACCATGGCTGCTCTTCTCGACGGCCTGGTCAGCATAGTGGCCCAGGAGGCCCTCAAGTATACCGTACTGTCAG GTATTGTGACTGCTCTTACGTGGCCTGCCTCTCTGCTCGCGGTGGCCAGTGTTATAGACAATCCATGGTCTGTGTGTCTTAGTCGCTCAGCCGAGGTGGGAAAACACCTCGCTCAGGTGCTGAGGAGTAGGCAGCAG GGAAAGCGTCCTGTCAGTCTCATTGGCTTCAGTCTTGGAGCGAGGGTTATCTACTTCTGCCTTCAGGAACTTGCCAAAGATCAAG ATTGTGAGGGCGTGGTGGAGGATGTTGTCCTATTGGGTGCCCCAGTAGATGGCACCGCCCAAGCCTGGGAGAGAATGGTCAAGGTGGTCGCTGGGAAGATAGTGAATGGATACTGCAG AGGGGACTGGCTACTGGGATACGTGTACAGGGGTTCGTCGGCACAGCTGTCTGTTGCAGGGCTTCAGCCAATCAGCTTGAATGATCGCCGCATATTCAACGTGGATCTATCTTCTGTG GTGAAAGGTCACTTGGACTACATGCGTCAGATGGATACCATCCTCGTAGCAGTGGGCGTGCCCACCAGAGAAGTTCCAGGAGCTGGGGGTGGACCTCTTCAACCACTCACTATGACCGAGAGAAAACTGGACATAGCCATGATCCAATCAATACAAGGGGACGTGGCTGAAAAGCAAAAACTGGTTGGTTCTTCGGCTGGAGCAGGTGAGATTTGCATGGGTGAGGGAGGGCAGctggaggaaaaagaggacatGGGAGACGGTTGGGATATCCCCGACATATCAGATCTGTTGGACTCGCTAAACGAGATCGATGTTGTTTCAACTGAAAACATTCTTGAGGGCAACTCATGGAATGCCACCCATGAGGACAACAGTGCACCTTCCCATCTAGAGTTTGATGGATGGGGAAAAGAGCTGGAGGAGATATggggggagggagtggaggggacaGAGTCTGACACTGAACACACGTCCTGGAGTTGGGAGGACACACGCTGGACTCCCAAGCACAAACACATGGGACCAACAGGCGGACATAGGAGGTTACAGGACCAACTGCCTCACTGCAGTTTGTCTGCCTCTTCTCAACTTGAATTACCAACAACATCCCAATCGTGTGTGGAAAGACCTCCTTTACCTTAA